One window of Anaerolineales bacterium genomic DNA carries:
- a CDS encoding DUF1801 domain-containing protein, with the protein MTKTIVSSKSKSMQNATSVKEFVASLDEQTLKDSKALIEIMQKISGSKPKLWNVGTIGFDTYHYRYDSGREGDNFIIGFYPRKGRITVYLMDGTARYSGLLAKLGKHTTTGYCVYIKQLGDVELPILEKILKKSYENIKSQDGHINRILWKAEE; encoded by the coding sequence ATGACAAAAACGATTGTTTCATCTAAAAGCAAATCCATGCAAAACGCCACTTCGGTAAAAGAGTTTGTTGCTTCACTTGATGAGCAAACCCTAAAAGATAGCAAAGCGTTAATTGAAATTATGCAGAAAATCAGTGGGAGTAAGCCCAAGTTGTGGAATGTCGGCACAATCGGATTTGACACATACCATTACAGATACGACAGCGGGCGTGAAGGTGACAATTTTATTATTGGCTTTTATCCAAGAAAAGGTAGGATAACCGTCTACCTGATGGACGGCACAGCGCGCTACTCCGGATTGCTGGCTAAGTTAGGTAAGCACACTACTACTGGGTACTGTGTTTATATCAAGCAACTTGGCGATGTGGAACTGCCAATCCTTGAGAAAATCTTGAAAAAGTCATATGAGAATATAAAATCGCAGGATGGGCATATCAACCGAATATTATGGAAGGCTGAAGAATAG
- a CDS encoding GNAT family N-acetyltransferase has product MEPFRGRGIGTELVRAGMKLAREQGYAAVSATTVSAAGILERLGWEFIKPVIHEDGEVILYQCKL; this is encoded by the coding sequence GTGGAGCCTTTTCGAGGTCGTGGCATTGGCACAGAATTGGTTCGAGCGGGCATGAAATTAGCTCGTGAGCAGGGATATGCAGCGGTCTCTGCAACAACCGTTTCAGCAGCGGGTATCCTGGAACGGCTAGGCTGGGAGTTTATCAAACCGGTCATTCATGAAGATGGAGAAGTTATATTGTATCAATGTAAACTATAA
- a CDS encoding SDR family oxidoreductase encodes MKIVVIGGSGLIGTKLVQKLHMRGHETIAASPSSGVNTITGAGLDKVLMDIEVVIDVTNSRSFGDTAIMNFFETSTRNLLTAEAAANVKHHVILSVAGANRMPDSGYMRAKVAQENLVRSSAKPFAILRATQFFEFLGVIANASTNQDMVRLPPAFVQPVAAVDVAEALADIAVSPPANNIIELAGPERFRLDELIQRYLASIQDPREVTTDPYARYFGAKLDELTLLPTDNARICSTRFEQWLDHDGDVLDTKS; translated from the coding sequence ATGAAGATCGTCGTTATTGGTGGAAGCGGGCTTATCGGAACAAAGCTCGTACAGAAACTACACATGCGCGGTCATGAAACGATCGCCGCCTCTCCTTCTTCGGGTGTCAACACAATCACTGGAGCAGGATTAGACAAAGTATTGATGGATATTGAGGTTGTCATTGATGTTACAAACTCGCGGTCATTTGGGGATACAGCGATAATGAATTTTTTCGAGACATCGACCCGTAATCTCCTGACCGCCGAAGCAGCCGCTAATGTTAAACATCATGTCATCCTATCGGTTGCTGGCGCCAACCGCATGCCAGATAGCGGCTATATGCGTGCGAAGGTTGCTCAAGAAAATCTGGTACGTTCCTCTGCCAAGCCCTTTGCCATCTTGCGCGCAACTCAGTTCTTTGAATTCCTCGGAGTTATCGCAAACGCCAGTACCAATCAAGACATGGTGCGCTTGCCGCCAGCCTTCGTTCAGCCAGTTGCAGCAGTTGATGTTGCTGAAGCATTGGCTGACATTGCCGTCAGTCCACCAGCGAACAACATCATTGAACTTGCTGGTCCTGAACGTTTCCGCCTCGATGAATTAATACAACGATACTTAGCTTCTATCCAAGATCCACGAGAAGTGACAACTGACCCATATGCACGATACTTTGGAGCAAAATTGGATGAACTGACATTATTACCCACCGATAACGCGCGAATTTGCTCTACGCGTTTTGAACAATGGCTTGACCACGATGGTGATGTGCTGGACACGAAATCCTGA